A portion of the Blastopirellula sediminis genome contains these proteins:
- a CDS encoding DUF1501 domain-containing protein, whose protein sequence is MHDQGSHNSLSRRQLLRRSAVGFGYLALQSMLQGPAAAFADAAPAHFPARAKRVIFLFMKGGPSHVDTFDYKPKLQKDDGKPLPFEKPRVQFAPTGNLLGSPWKFQQYGESGIHVSELFPNVAKHVDDICFLNSVHGTNPSHGGALLKLHTGSDNFIRPSMGSWVTYGLGTENANLPAFVTICPTFAHGGAKNWDSAFLPARFQGVPLGVASQPSTKAQVKYIANPRYSSEVQRLQLDLMQAMNEDHLKTSGPEASLEARIQSFELAYQMQTEMPQAQDLSEETAATLEMYGLNDAVTEDFGRQCLLARRFAERGVRFIQVTHSDTKVQWDQHGDLKAGHTKNSAEVDKPIAALLTDLKQRGLLDDTLVLWGGEFGRTPTCQGAGNDGRDHNPEGFTMWMAGAGVKGGYQYGATDEYGYYALENKMHVHDLHATLLHLLGMNHEQLTYRHAGRDFRLTDVHGVVHHGILA, encoded by the coding sequence ATGCACGACCAAGGATCGCACAACTCGCTCAGTCGCCGCCAACTGCTCCGCCGATCGGCCGTTGGTTTCGGCTATCTCGCGCTGCAGTCGATGCTGCAAGGTCCAGCCGCCGCGTTTGCGGATGCGGCGCCGGCTCATTTTCCGGCGCGGGCCAAGCGGGTGATCTTCCTCTTTATGAAGGGAGGTCCGTCGCACGTCGATACGTTCGACTACAAGCCGAAACTACAGAAAGATGACGGCAAGCCGCTGCCGTTTGAAAAGCCGCGGGTGCAGTTCGCCCCGACCGGCAACTTGCTCGGCTCTCCCTGGAAGTTTCAGCAGTATGGCGAGAGCGGCATCCATGTCAGCGAGCTGTTTCCGAACGTCGCGAAGCATGTCGATGATATTTGCTTCCTGAATTCGGTCCACGGCACGAATCCGTCGCACGGGGGCGCACTACTGAAGCTGCACACCGGCAGCGACAACTTCATTCGGCCGAGCATGGGGTCGTGGGTTACCTACGGACTGGGGACAGAAAACGCGAATCTGCCGGCGTTCGTCACGATTTGCCCGACGTTCGCCCACGGCGGCGCCAAGAACTGGGACTCCGCCTTTTTGCCGGCCCGGTTCCAAGGAGTTCCGCTCGGCGTCGCTTCGCAGCCTTCGACCAAGGCCCAGGTCAAATACATCGCGAATCCTCGCTACAGTTCCGAGGTGCAGCGGCTGCAACTCGATCTGATGCAGGCAATGAACGAGGATCACCTGAAGACGTCAGGGCCGGAGGCTTCGCTCGAAGCGCGGATCCAGTCGTTCGAGCTGGCCTACCAGATGCAGACCGAAATGCCGCAGGCGCAGGATCTGAGCGAAGAGACCGCCGCGACCCTCGAGATGTACGGGCTCAACGATGCAGTGACCGAAGACTTCGGTCGGCAATGTCTGCTCGCTCGCCGGTTCGCCGAACGGGGCGTTCGCTTCATCCAGGTAACCCACAGCGACACGAAAGTGCAGTGGGATCAGCATGGCGACTTGAAAGCGGGACACACCAAGAACTCCGCCGAGGTCGACAAGCCGATCGCTGCGCTGCTGACCGACCTGAAACAACGGGGCTTGCTCGACGACACGTTGGTGTTGTGGGGGGGCGAGTTCGGACGGACGCCGACTTGCCAAGGCGCCGGCAACGACGGCCGCGACCACAACCCGGAAGGGTTCACCATGTGGATGGCTGGGGCTGGCGTCAAAGGTGGCTATCAATATGGCGCCACCGACGAGTACGGCTACTACGCCCTGGAAAACAAGATGCATGTCCATGACCTGCACGCGACGCTGCTCCACTTGCTGGGGATGAATCACGAGCAACTCACCTATCGCCACGCAGGCCGAGACTTCCGGCTGACCGACGTGCATGGCGTCGTTCATCACGGCATATTGGCTTAG
- a CDS encoding aminotransferase class V-fold PLP-dependent enzyme: protein MTATVSINAISNAQHWEGKSYLNTAAEGLPLLSAVDAVQEYLFDKTHGEPGRVQFWHRYERAKELAGELFSVDADQIALISSTTEALNTIANSIDWRPGDEVVFTSSEFPSNIFPWVTLQKRGVKLRIVHPGADGVSVDELLEQINERTRLVTVSQVSYATGQRIDPAPIWRRVKDTETLLCVDATQAAARVPIDGQMADFTVASAFKWMNSIHGAAVMSVSRRVLAQDVVGPAGWLSTENCFADDRLEAFHPRGDAQRFQAGMPNFDSIYSLAAALEFHTPDAVAARAKTMAPLVSSLRASLVEMGLTPLVPESEASQAGIVPFAYNGSAEMKKQLAERGIFVQGDDRRIRAALHWYNTEEDVQRYLGALRELIDESQLPTAPLAGSRR from the coding sequence ATGACTGCTACTGTTTCGATCAACGCGATTTCCAACGCCCAGCACTGGGAAGGAAAATCGTATCTGAATACGGCGGCCGAAGGGTTGCCGCTGCTATCGGCGGTCGACGCCGTGCAGGAGTATCTGTTCGACAAAACGCACGGCGAACCGGGACGCGTCCAGTTTTGGCATCGCTACGAGCGAGCGAAAGAACTGGCCGGCGAACTCTTCTCGGTCGACGCCGATCAAATCGCCCTGATTAGCAGCACCACCGAAGCGCTGAACACGATCGCCAACTCGATCGACTGGCGGCCGGGGGACGAAGTCGTCTTCACGTCGAGCGAGTTCCCGTCGAACATCTTCCCGTGGGTCACGCTGCAAAAGCGCGGCGTTAAATTGCGAATTGTTCATCCTGGCGCCGACGGCGTTTCGGTCGATGAATTGCTGGAGCAGATCAACGAGCGGACCCGACTGGTGACCGTCAGTCAGGTGAGTTACGCGACCGGTCAGCGAATTGACCCGGCGCCGATTTGGCGGCGGGTGAAAGACACGGAGACGCTGCTGTGCGTCGATGCGACTCAGGCGGCCGCCCGGGTTCCGATTGACGGCCAGATGGCTGACTTCACGGTCGCCAGCGCGTTCAAGTGGATGAACTCGATCCATGGCGCCGCAGTGATGTCGGTAAGTCGTCGCGTGCTCGCTCAAGATGTGGTCGGCCCGGCCGGTTGGCTCTCGACCGAGAACTGCTTTGCGGACGATCGCCTCGAAGCGTTTCATCCCCGCGGTGACGCGCAGCGGTTCCAAGCCGGCATGCCGAACTTCGACTCGATCTATTCGCTAGCGGCGGCTCTGGAGTTTCATACGCCCGATGCTGTTGCGGCTCGGGCGAAAACGATGGCGCCACTGGTCAGTTCGCTCCGGGCGAGCCTGGTCGAGATGGGACTTACGCCGCTGGTTCCCGAAAGCGAAGCGAGCCAGGCGGGGATCGTGCCGTTCGCCTACAACGGGTCGGCCGAAATGAAAAAACAACTCGCTGAGCGGGGGATTTTCGTCCAAGGGGACGATCGCCGGATCCGCGCGGCGCTTCATTGGTACAACACGGAAGAAGACGTGCAGCGTTACTTAGGGGCGCTGCGTGAATTGATCGATGAGTCGCAACTGCCGACGGCGCCGCTGGCCGGCAGTCGCCGTTGA
- a CDS encoding M20 family metallopeptidase encodes MKVELRKKPKFVGAEFFSDADPLEILQQLIAIPSVNPCGGEAAGPIFYEHGMTRWLIQFFTQLGTPYEVQEVADGRCNVIARLDFDPDAPTIMLEAHQDTVPVDGMTIAPFVPELKEGRLYGRGACDVKGGMAAMLAAFARLATERPAGCANVIMACTCDEEFSATGARHLGRSWHSAEPADSFLTGPPDFCVVAEPTDLNVIVAHRGVVRWKLQTLGLACHSSRPHEGRSAIYAMAEVIQALQKYAAELPQRVGVHPLCGAPTLSIGKIVGGTSVNIVPHECEIEIDRRTSPGERTDHVLEELEAYLRQETNVEFVMLPPWIEADSLADDQDPRWVDRLLQQIEAVSGPREKVGAWYCTDASSFAAAGAPSVVYGPGSIAQAHTADEWIEVEQLRQACETYYQFCTSPVVTEIPA; translated from the coding sequence GTGAAAGTGGAACTCCGAAAAAAGCCCAAGTTTGTGGGCGCCGAATTCTTCAGCGACGCCGACCCGCTTGAGATCTTGCAGCAGTTGATTGCGATTCCGAGCGTCAATCCGTGCGGCGGCGAGGCGGCTGGTCCCATCTTCTATGAGCATGGGATGACGCGCTGGCTGATTCAGTTCTTTACGCAGCTGGGGACCCCGTACGAAGTGCAGGAAGTGGCCGACGGCCGCTGCAATGTGATCGCCCGGTTGGACTTTGATCCTGACGCGCCGACGATCATGCTCGAAGCGCATCAAGATACCGTGCCGGTTGACGGCATGACGATCGCCCCGTTTGTGCCGGAGCTGAAAGAAGGACGGCTCTATGGCCGCGGCGCCTGCGACGTAAAGGGGGGCATGGCGGCGATGTTGGCGGCGTTCGCGCGGCTCGCGACGGAACGCCCCGCTGGCTGCGCCAACGTCATCATGGCTTGCACGTGCGACGAAGAGTTCTCGGCGACCGGGGCTCGCCACTTAGGGCGAAGCTGGCATAGCGCCGAACCGGCCGATTCGTTTTTGACCGGTCCCCCTGATTTTTGCGTCGTCGCCGAACCGACCGACTTGAACGTGATCGTCGCGCACCGCGGCGTCGTTCGCTGGAAGCTGCAAACGTTGGGGTTGGCTTGTCACAGTTCGCGTCCGCACGAAGGCCGCAGTGCGATTTACGCGATGGCCGAAGTGATTCAGGCGTTGCAAAAATATGCGGCCGAATTGCCGCAGCGCGTCGGCGTCCATCCGCTTTGCGGCGCTCCGACGTTGAGCATTGGCAAAATCGTCGGCGGGACCAGCGTGAATATCGTGCCGCACGAATGTGAAATCGAGATCGATCGGCGGACCAGTCCCGGCGAGCGAACCGATCATGTGCTCGAAGAGCTGGAAGCGTATCTGCGACAGGAGACGAACGTTGAGTTCGTGATGCTGCCCCCGTGGATCGAAGCCGATTCGCTGGCTGATGACCAAGATCCGCGGTGGGTCGATCGGTTGCTGCAGCAGATCGAAGCGGTCTCGGGACCGCGAGAAAAGGTGGGAGCGTGGTACTGCACCGACGCGAGCAGCTTCGCCGCAGCCGGCGCTCCGTCGGTCGTCTACGGACCAGGTTCGATCGCCCAGGCGCACACCGCCGACGAATGGATCGAGGTCGAACAACTTCGCCAGGCGTGCGAGACCTACTATCAGTTTTGCACGAGTCCGGTCGTGACCGAAATCCCGGCTTAA
- a CDS encoding MFS transporter — MTTKSASSLTLLVLMVLAIGINYIDRGSLSIVKTDVAGEFELDAAQMGLLFSAFFWSYALSQVATGWLVDRFDVKWLYAGGFLVWSLATVSMAFASSFTIFLLLRLVLGLGESIAYPATSRMIVMNFPERRRGLANALIDAATKLGPMLALLLGGLLVASNGWRSLFIVVGIGGMLWLPAWLWLVPSQEKPAEGTKSSIPKVPYVALFTRQEVWGTSLGFFCLGYTWAFLLSWLPAYLEESRGFTKESMALFGSLPFAAMAVTAICGGWLADRWIHSGATPTTARKSFLIGGLVLCSAFMFAAVLAQDVSVCIALLCLACASLGLYTSNVWAVTQTLAGPNAAGSWTGLQNAIGNIGGAISPALTGWLVKETGSYYSAFAAASFILVIGVFAYIALVRQVEPLDWELEKQELQGALR, encoded by the coding sequence GTGACCACGAAATCGGCCAGTTCGCTTACGCTGCTCGTCTTGATGGTGTTGGCCATCGGCATCAACTACATCGACCGCGGCAGCTTGTCGATCGTCAAGACCGACGTGGCAGGCGAGTTTGAACTCGACGCCGCGCAGATGGGGCTCTTGTTCTCGGCGTTCTTTTGGAGCTACGCCCTGTCGCAAGTTGCGACCGGGTGGCTGGTCGATCGGTTCGACGTGAAATGGCTTTACGCCGGGGGCTTCTTGGTTTGGTCATTGGCGACCGTCTCGATGGCCTTCGCCAGCAGCTTTACCATCTTCCTGCTGTTGCGTCTGGTACTTGGCCTCGGCGAAAGCATCGCCTATCCAGCGACGTCGCGGATGATTGTGATGAACTTTCCAGAGCGGCGCCGCGGGCTCGCGAACGCGCTGATTGATGCGGCGACGAAGCTGGGGCCGATGTTGGCGCTGCTGTTGGGCGGGCTGTTGGTCGCCAGCAATGGTTGGCGTTCGCTGTTTATCGTGGTTGGTATCGGCGGGATGCTCTGGTTGCCGGCATGGCTCTGGCTCGTTCCGTCGCAAGAGAAGCCTGCCGAGGGGACCAAGTCGTCGATTCCAAAAGTACCGTACGTCGCGCTGTTCACACGTCAGGAAGTGTGGGGAACGTCGCTCGGCTTCTTCTGTCTCGGTTACACGTGGGCCTTTTTGCTCTCGTGGTTGCCGGCCTACTTGGAAGAGTCGCGCGGCTTTACCAAAGAATCGATGGCGCTGTTCGGCAGTTTGCCTTTTGCGGCGATGGCGGTCACCGCGATTTGCGGCGGTTGGCTCGCGGATCGTTGGATTCATTCGGGCGCCACGCCGACGACGGCTCGCAAGTCGTTCCTGATCGGCGGGCTCGTGTTGTGCTCGGCGTTCATGTTTGCCGCGGTGCTGGCGCAAGACGTAAGCGTCTGCATCGCACTCCTTTGTTTGGCGTGTGCGTCGCTGGGGCTTTACACGTCGAACGTCTGGGCGGTTACGCAGACGCTGGCCGGGCCAAACGCCGCTGGATCATGGACCGGACTGCAGAACGCGATCGGCAACATCGGAGGCGCCATTTCACCGGCGCTGACCGGTTGGCTCGTCAAAGAAACGGGAAGTTATTATTCGGCATTCGCCGCCGCTTCGTTTATCCTGGTGATCGGCGTCTTCGCCTACATTGCGCTGGTGCGACAGGTCGAGCCGCTCGACTGGGAACTGGAAAAACAAGAACTACAAGGTGCACTACGATGA
- a CDS encoding amidohydrolase family protein produces MSQSSGQPLLSRRHLLQAGAAVAASASLGLAKEEKKPGYIDAHVHIWTPDTSAYPLGKHYDKSAMKPASFTPDELFAYSRPEGVDRIVLIQMSFYETDNKYMLDAIEKYPDTFRGVAIIDHEAPGVLETMRGLKEQGVNGYRLYADAKSTASWVDSPEMATMWKGAAETGQAICLLSNPDALPSIEKLCKKFPETTVVIDHFSRIGVSGTIQGSDLDNLCKLATFPKTHVKTSAFYALGKKKPPYLDLGPMIRRLRDTFGADRLMWASDCPYQVEKGNTYAASIALIRDKLDFLTDVDKEWMLRKTAEKVLWS; encoded by the coding sequence ATGAGCCAATCTTCTGGTCAGCCGCTCCTCTCGCGTCGACATCTTCTGCAAGCAGGCGCCGCCGTCGCGGCCAGCGCCTCGCTCGGTCTGGCGAAGGAAGAGAAGAAGCCGGGCTACATCGACGCCCACGTTCATATCTGGACGCCTGATACGAGCGCCTATCCGCTCGGCAAGCATTACGACAAGTCGGCGATGAAGCCGGCCAGCTTTACGCCGGACGAATTGTTCGCTTATAGCCGTCCGGAAGGAGTGGATCGGATCGTCTTGATCCAGATGAGCTTTTACGAGACCGACAACAAATACATGCTCGACGCGATCGAAAAGTACCCCGACACCTTCCGCGGCGTCGCGATCATCGATCACGAGGCGCCCGGCGTGCTGGAAACGATGCGCGGCCTGAAAGAGCAGGGGGTCAACGGCTATAGACTGTATGCCGACGCCAAGTCGACCGCCTCTTGGGTCGATTCGCCCGAAATGGCGACGATGTGGAAAGGCGCCGCCGAAACCGGCCAGGCGATCTGCTTGCTCTCGAATCCCGACGCGCTCCCGTCGATCGAAAAGCTGTGCAAAAAGTTCCCCGAGACGACGGTCGTGATCGATCACTTCTCGCGGATCGGCGTCAGCGGCACGATTCAGGGAAGCGATCTCGATAACCTCTGCAAACTGGCGACCTTCCCCAAGACGCATGTGAAGACGTCGGCCTTCTACGCGCTCGGCAAAAAGAAGCCGCCGTATCTCGACCTGGGACCGATGATTCGCCGCCTCCGCGATACGTTTGGCGCCGATCGACTGATGTGGGCGAGCGACTGCCCCTACCAGGTCGAAAAGGGAAACACCTACGCCGCATCGATCGCGCTGATCCGCGACAAACTCGACTTCCTTACGGACGTCGATAAAGAATGGATGCTCCGCAAGACGGCGGAGAAGGTTCTCTGGAGCTAG